The Synechococcus sp. BL107 nucleotide sequence TTTGTTGCTACTCCTTCGCTGGAATTGTTTTTACCGGTTAGCTGAGTTCGGCACCTGGATATCCTCTGGGGGTCACCATGCGTCCATCCTTGCTGTAACTGCTGCTGTTTCCGACCAACACCACTGTGAGCATGTCGATCTGCTCTGGGTTGACCTCGCCAAGAGTGGTAAGTCGAATCTGCTCGTTGTCTCGGCCGAGTTGCCGAGCGATCGCCACAGGGGTTGAACGTTCTCGATGTTCAAGCAAGATCTCCGTTGCCCTTCCGAATTGCCAGGCCCTTCCTTTTGACCGTGGGTTGTAGAGAGCAATCACGAAATCTCCGAGCCCTGCTCCTTGGATCCGTCGTTCAATGACGTCCCAGGGCGTGAGTCGATCGCTGAGGCTGATCGTGCAGAAGTCGTGCATTAGTGGTGCGCCGCTTTTTGCCGCCGCCAGTTGCAGTGCTGAAATGCCTGGGTGCATTTGGAAATGAGGCCGAGTGGCCTCTGGTTTTTGAAGCCAGAGTTCGAGGGCGAGACCTGCCATGCCGTAAATCCCACTGTCTCCTGAGGAGATCAGAGCAACTTTTGCTCCTTGGCTTGCCAGTTCGAGTGCTTGCGAACATCGATCCCACTCCTTGGTGAGTTGTCCATCGAATCGAATTTGATTCGGCCGTCGTAGGGGTTCCAGCAAATCGAGATACAGCTCGTATCCCACCCAGGCTGTGCAGCGTCTCAATGCGCTGGTGGCATCACCACTCATCAAAGCTGGATCTCCAGGACCACTTCCAATGAGATGGAGTTCTCCGCGATGCGGAGCCATTGGCACCGCACTCTCCGCAATGGCAATCGTGACGGCTCCTTGCTCCGACTCATGCGCATGGTGAATGCGTTTGCTCTGACGGAGTGTTCCGCTACCCCCTGCTGTGAGAAGAGCAGCTGCTTCGGCCACGGATGCTGTGCCCATTTCCTTTTGCACTGCCTCAGACGGAGTTGGAACAGGAATGACTGCTAGTTGTTCAGCCTTGTAAGTGCGTAATGGCCAGTCGTAGTCATGGCAAAGATCGAGTAGTGCCGGCTCATCTGCCTTGCGATCTGCAGTTGCTAATCCGGCAATCGCTTCGATGGCGAATCCCGCGTCATTAAGCGATTGGCCGATCGCTCGATGGATGAGGCTTTTGC carries:
- the cobJ gene encoding precorrin-3B C(17)-methyltransferase, encoding MKSELAHQWQSGQGVLVVGAIGAVTRLIAPLIQGKSIDPAVLVLDPKGDYVIPLLGGHSSGADQRALEIAAKIGGTAVITGACSHEQRIPIDCFGEGWGWRRSGTVEAWRQLMKDQANKKVLQIRQTSGPQHWLKTSVRSRVDLVETGHCDLSIGPQQHSGCSWHPPTLWIGLGCERNTSKSLIHRAIGQSLNDAGFAIEAIAGLATADRKADEPALLDLCHDYDWPLRTYKAEQLAVIPVPTPSEAVQKEMGTASVAEAAALLTAGGSGTLRQSKRIHHAHESEQGAVTIAIAESAVPMAPHRGELHLIGSGPGDPALMSGDATSALRRCTAWVGYELYLDLLEPLRRPNQIRFDGQLTKEWDRCSQALELASQGAKVALISSGDSGIYGMAGLALELWLQKPEATRPHFQMHPGISALQLAAAKSGAPLMHDFCTISLSDRLTPWDVIERRIQGAGLGDFVIALYNPRSKGRAWQFGRATEILLEHRERSTPVAIARQLGRDNEQIRLTTLGEVNPEQIDMLTVVLVGNSSSYSKDGRMVTPRGYPGAELS